CAATTTCCCATTACTCTCAAAAGTCAGATGTTTGCAGTTTTTAAATcggtggggggaaaaaagcgaAAGTGATACAATGTGACATAGTGGGAGTGAGATAGGGTCTTACCTTGTAATTATCTCCCAATTCCCTAAAAGGTCATTCTGGGACACTAACATTTTGAAATTATCTAGGAGaccaaaatgctttttttctttgctagTAAGACATAAGTAGAGATGTATTTTGATCCATAAAAAATACCTCTGCCTCCATGTAATTGCTTAGATCTAAAGTGACCAATTAAATACTTTTGCTCCATGCTCTTTTCACTACCTAAAAACAAACCTGATTTTGGGAATAGTCATTAATGTTCAGCAAGGTTCCTGAGTCAAATGACCCAGAAGTATCTAAGTGGATGACATGGTAGGAGCTGTGcacaaaatgcaataaaaaaagaagcctCTGTACCTCCTTTATAGTCTGCTCCAACACAGCAAAAATGAGACCCccttgagaaaaagaaagaagatcATTCTGTCCTATTCCCTGCATCTGGGTACGATGGATGtgccacagcgccccctagagcTCTGTGCAACTCTGTATTCCGATTCTATTCTGTATCTCTGTTGCTGAACTCTTTTGGCTATTAGGTAAAGATTTTTAATATTAATGCGTAATGGAGTTAATACTGGACAATATGCTGTAAGATTTGGTATGAGCAGCTTGAGGTTGACAAAATTTGAACATTAGATTCCAGTCTGACTTTTGACATTGAATATTTGGTGTGGTTTCAGTccacaaactgaaaaaaagaaaaaaaaaaaatcacttaacagcagcagaaaagcaAAACACACTCCTCAAAAATCAAGTGTCATTTCAGCTCAAACAATTTTGTCTCTTGTAAACTTAAAGATGTCACTCTCAGGTTGTTGTTAAGTTCCCTTTTGGGAAGAGTTAACCAGAATTCTTCATTAATCAGGGAAGTGAGGAATCTTGGCAGCACGAAAGaagctttttcttgttttgcactgcatttcttgttttttccaaTTTTAAATAAGCCTGCGGCACATTTGACAGTGCTCTGTTTTGAGCAAGTACAGTTGTGGCAGCACAGGGATAGCAGCAGCAGAGGGAGCTTGTTAAAAGAACGACAGCTCGGGCTTTCATGAGAAATGAGTACGCACAGAAGAAAACGCGTGCTGTGCTAGGATCTACAGACACTGAGCGATTTTTGCACCAAACGCGCTTGCTTGCTAATGGAATGCTGGTGTGGGTGTTAAAGGATGTCAATGAACACAGCAAGAGGTCTTTTATGCAACACGGGTTTGTTTTCAGTAAAAGTTGTGTGACAAAATGACCACAGACACTTGAGTGGTACCAGTTTTGTatcatttgtttaatttgaaaCATGCTTTAGACAAAATGACGTTGGCAGGTTTAGGTAAACCTTAAAACTATAAATCTGCTATTCACTATCAACATCCCATCATCTTTTATTCATTGCAGGTCAAAGGACCACCATGTTATACTCCACCCTGACATGCACCACAACCTTGATTTCAGTGCAGTCAGGCTTGAACAGCAAAGCATTTGAACCTGAGGACATTGGTTTGACAGCTGCTCTCTTGTGAGTTGTCCTGAGGTGCTTTACAGTGTTCTTCCAGGTACTTTCAGATTACAGGTCTTCGATCTTCAACCCAAAATCTGCCCTTAACATCACGTCATCAATTTTTGAAGCAGGTTTCCGTGAGAGGCAAATGATTACAATCTGCTCCCCTGATTGAACTCAACACACATTTCTGCAACAAATGTCTCTTCACAATAAGCACCAATGAACGTCAGACTATTCCCTTTTCTTCAGTTGGAAGGGCTGAGGGGTCCAATCCACACTGTTTCATCTGGACAGCAACTTCAAACAAGTAATCGTAGCATTCACACCTGCAAAATGCAGAAGAAAGTTGGAGGTAAATACATCAAAGGACTTCAATAAGCAGGGCTTTTTATGTCACATGTATCCTCAGTACAATTTTACTAATAAATTCTGTCATAAACAAGATCAAAAAGGTTAATAGTGTTGGGATGGAGATGCTCACATCGTCTTTGCTTTTTCCCATGACTCTCCCCAAACATAGACACCATGTCGGCGGACGAGAACCGCACACGAATCTGGGTATTCTTCCATTGCCCGTGCCATCCGGTCTTTCAAGTCCTTCTCCTCTGGTGTGTTTTCAATAATCGGCACCAACAACATGTCATCGTATCTGTATAGGCAGAGTCAAAATACAAATGACACAAAGGCCAGAAACTAATTACCTTTTGCCATCAAAGTATAGTCATTTAAAAAATTTGACACTGCCGTTACCTGTATAGCACCTGATCGTTTGactttcaaatcaaatcctGTGCAAGCCAGGCTTACTGTAAATCTGGCTCAGTACTTAAAGGTACAGTATCTTAACCTCTTTATGGGCACTTTTTGTCAGATTACTTGATGTTCTCCCCACATCCTAACAGCTTCTCTGTTCTGTTGTCTATTCTATTTCAAAATCCAGACAGGTTGTTGAGCAATACAATAACCTTCGACCTTTTCACCActttaaagacaaaacaatcaatcaatcaagaCGATCAGTTGCTGCAGCTTCTGTTTACACTGAGAGGCATTCCGACATTCTTTTATTAGACCACACGGATAAGCAGCAAGCTCAACATTCAACCTTTGAAATGTTAAAATAGTAGTTTACCCAGGCTTTTTTATCCATGACAAGATTGTGGACTGGATCTTTTAAGTCTTAAATACAAACACACCTAGTGTgaaaaaactattaaaaaaaaaacagtaacaatAGTGACGTACTGAGCGGCTTCATGACAGAGCCCCATATTTCTCAGCCTCATTGACGTTATTGAGAAACATAAAACAAGACTGGGCACATGTAAGCACCATGGTCAAAGAAGAGCCGTTTCAAATCCATTATGATGAAATAGTTCCCTACGTGCATTGATCTGATGCACAATGACTGTTTTCTTAACCCAGGTGGAGGTGATGAGCCAAACATGTTGGTTTCCAGAGAAGAGTTGGCAGCTAATGATGATGACGATGCGGGAAATTTCTGGAGTTGGATTAAACTAAGGGTGCCAAAACGTTGGCGTGATAAATTATTCTTGGTGGGAagtttttccattcactaaTCACTGCAAGATGAGCTGCACATTAGTTTACTTCAGTGGTCTATAGTGTACTGAAAAACAGACACTACAAGTCAAACATGTTAAGGTTGTATTTCTATTCTAAGTACCAAAAATAATTCTTTCACAGCACCTTTAGGACCCTTCACTTGACCAAAAACTTTCTTTTAACTTTGCTAATGCTTGCTGCTTGATTACATACCGGTAGTTTGTGCCTGAGGTGCCCTTACGAATTCCCTTGATCATCTCCTGGTGTGTAATCCTCAACTCTTTGCCAGGAAACAGCAGCGTTGCCATGACAGCAGCCTTGGAGTGGGTGTGTATAACTGCCTGCGCCTCTGTATTTTACCAAAGGAAAAGCAGATTTaggtttgggagttttcccttTTGCTATATTCTCTCTCCAATGATCCTTATAACGGACGGAAATTTTAAACTGGTCTTTCATTTGTAAGTTTTCTTTCAGAGTGAACGTATCCATTTTAAAGTCTCTCTGTAAAGATGGCTGTTTATTTGATGTGACATTGTTTCCCCTGCAACTGCTCGTGCCTGAAGGAAGACCCCCGGCCAAAAGAAtttcttcatttctttaaaataattcgGAATGCAGATTAGCCATCATGAACATGAAACCAACTAGAAAGAAAAGTAGCTTGGGAGCTTGGCACAGGTGGGAGAAACTTGAGTAAC
This Odontesthes bonariensis isolate fOdoBon6 chromosome 1, fOdoBon6.hap1, whole genome shotgun sequence DNA region includes the following protein-coding sequences:
- the apip gene encoding methylthioribulose-1-phosphate dehydratase codes for the protein MLTLSGTSNGCQDAGQEATEKQEKEHPRVLIPELCRLFYQLGWVTGTGGGISLRRGDQIYIAPSGVQKERIQPDDMFVCDMEERDISCPPAWKKLKKSQCTPLFMNAYTMREAQAVIHTHSKAAVMATLLFPGKELRITHQEMIKGIRKGTSGTNYRYDDMLLVPIIENTPEEKDLKDRMARAMEEYPDSCAVLVRRHGVYVWGESWEKAKTMCECYDYLFEVAVQMKQCGLDPSALPTEEKGIV